A single region of the Phaenicophaeus curvirostris isolate KB17595 chromosome 4, BPBGC_Pcur_1.0, whole genome shotgun sequence genome encodes:
- the TMEM184C gene encoding transmembrane protein 184C produces the protein MPCTCGNWRRWIRPLVVVLYLAGLLVVVPLCVWELQKREVGIHTKAWFIAGIFLLMTIPISLWGILQHLVHYTQPELQKPIIRILWMVPIYSLDSWIALKYPEIAIYVDTCRECYEAYVIYNFMVFLSNYLTNRYPNLVLIIEAKDQQRHLPPLCCCPSWAMGEVLLFRCKLGVLQYTVVRPFTTIIALICELVGVYDEGNFSFNNAWTYLVILNNMSQLFAMYCLVLFYKVLREELNPIQPVGKFLCVKMVVFVSFWQAVLIALLVKVGVISEKHTWEWQSVEAVATGLQDFIICVEMFLAAIAHHYSFSYKPYVQEAEEGSCFDSFLAMWDISDLRADISEQVRNVGRTVLGQPRKMFFAEDHEQNEHTSLLSSSTQDPISDASSMPSSPMGHYQGFGHTVTPLTTPTMAPAVDGIYNTSTQDAEESPELEHNLSEKALDKS, from the exons ATGCCGTGCACGTGCGGGAACTGGCGGCGGTGGATCCGGCCGCTGGTGGTGGTGCTGTACCTGGCggggctgctggtggtggtgccGCTCTGCgtctgggagctgcagaagcGGGAG gTTGGAATTCATACCAAGGCATGGTTTATCGCTGGGATATTTCTACTAATGACTATACCAATATCCCTCTGGGGAATACTGCAACACTTAGTTCATTATACTCAACCTGAATTACAGAAACCGATAATAAG GATTCTGTGGATGGTGCCGATTTACAGCTTAGACAGT TGGATAGCTTTGAAATACCCCGAGATTGCAATATATGTGGATACATGTCGAGAATGCTATGAAGCTTATGTCATCTATAACTTTatggtttttctttcaaattatttaacCAACCGGTACCCAAACCTCGTATTAATAATAGAAGCAAAAGATCAGCAGAGACATCTGCCACCTCTGTGTTGTTGTCCTTCGTGGGCTATGGGAGA GGTTTTATTGTTTAGGTGTAAACTGGGTGTTTTGCAGTATACTGTTGTCAGACCATTTACTACCATTATTGCTTT AATTTGTGAACTAGTGGGAGTGTACGATGAAGGAAACTTCAGCTTCAACAATGCTTGGACTTACTTGGTTATACTTAACAACATGTCACAGCTA TTTGCTATGTACTGTCTGGTGCTGTTTTATAAAGTACTACGTGAAGAACTGAACCCTATCCAACCTGTTGGCAAGTTCCTTTGTGTGAAGATGgtagtttttgtttctttctg GCAAGCTGTGCTTATCGCATTGTTGGTGAAAGTTGGCGTTATTTCTGAGAAACACACCTGGGAATGGCAAAGTGTGGAAGCTGTGGCTACAGGCCTACAG GATTTTATCATTTGTGTCGAGATGTTCCTGGCGGCTATTGCGCATCACTACAGCTTCTCCTATAAGCCTTACGttcaagaagctgaagaagggTCATGCTTTGACTCTTTCCTTGCCATGTGGGATATTTCTGATTTAAGGGCAGATATATCAGAACAGGTTCGAAATGTTG GAAGGACGGTTTTGGGccagccaagaaaaatgttttttgctGAGGATCATGAACAAAACGAGCATACAAGTTTACTGTCTTCATCTACTCAAGACCCAATTTCTGATGCTTCATCAATGCCGTCTTCACCCATGGGTCATTATCAGGGGTTTGGACACACGGTGACACCTCTCACCACACCAACAATGGCCCCTGCGGTTGATGGTATTTATAACACTTCTACTCAAGATGCTGAGGAGTCACCTGAACTAGAGCACAATTTATCAGAGAAAGCTTTGGATAAAAGTTAG